The following coding sequences are from one Nicotiana tomentosiformis chromosome 3, ASM39032v3, whole genome shotgun sequence window:
- the LOC104114647 gene encoding protein NRT1/ PTR FAMILY 2.11-like, whose product MEVDKVPARDEPKYGGIKAMPFIIGNETFEKLGTIGTSANLLVYLTTVFNMKSITATNLINVFNGTCNFGTLLGAFLSDTYLGRYKTLGIASISSFTGMMFLALTAAISKLHPPHCGTAANSICVEPTTGQLAFLLCGFGFLVIGASGIRPCNLAFGADQFNPNTESGRRGVNSFFNWYYFTFTFAMMVSLTVIVYIQSSVSWAIGLAIPTFLMFLSCVFFFVGTKIYVMILPEGSPLTSFAQVLVAAIKKRRLKLPEQPQNTLFNHVSINTINTELPYTDQFRFWNKASIITPEDKIKEDGSAANQWRLCSIQQVEEVKCVVRVFPIWIAGLIYYIVLAQMQTYVVFQALQSDRRLKTTSTFKIPAASYAVFQMLSMTIWIPIYDRLIVPFLQRITKKEAGITVLQKMGIGLVIAVFTMLVSALVETRRRNVAFSQPTLGIETRRGEISAMSANWLIPQLALAGLSEAFTVIAQVEFFYKQFPENMRSFAGSFLFCGMALASYMSSFLISVVHKTTRTSDTENWLAEDLNKGRLDYFYYLVAALEVLDLGYFLICAKWYKYKGTQNEHNLEVAMEKLEPTKPLV is encoded by the exons ATGGAAGTGGATAAGGTACCTGCAAGAGATGAACCCAAGTATGGAGGAATCAAGGCCATGCCCTTCATTATAG GAAATGAGACGTTTGAGAAATTAGGGACGATTGGAACCTCAGCGAATCTCTTGGTTTACTTAACCACTGTCTTCAACATGAAGTCAATTACTGCTACTAACCTCATTAACGTCTTTAATGGTACTTGTAACTTTGGAACCCTGCTCGGAGCTTTCCTATCAGACACTTATCTTGGTCGCTACAAGACACTGGGGATTGCTTCTATATCTTCTTTCACG GGCATGATGTTTTTAGCGCTAACAGCAGCAATCTCAAAACTGCATCCTCCTCACTGTGGAACCGCAGCAAATAGCATTTGCGTTGAACCAACTACAGGGCAACTAGCTTTCTTACTATGTGGATTTGGTTTTCTAGTGATAGGTGCTAGTGGCATTAGGCCATGTAATTTAGCCTTTGGAGCAGATCAATTCAATCCCAATACAGAATCAGGAAGAAGGGGAGTTAACAGCTTCTTCAATTGGTACTACTTCACCTTCACTTTCGCAATGATGGTATCCTTGACTGTCATCGTCTACATTCAATCAAGCGTGAGTTGGGCTATTGGATTGGCTATTCCCACATTTCTAATGTTCTTGTCGTGTGTTTTCTTCTTCGTTGGTACCAAAATTTATGTCATGATTTTACCCGAGGGTAGTCCCTTGACAAGTTTTGCCCAAGTGCTCGTAGCTGCAATTAAAAAAAGGCGATTAAAGCTACCAGAACAACCACAGAATACCTTGTTCAACCACGTTTCAATCAATACTATCAACACTGAACTTCCTTATACCGATCAATTTAG GTTTTGGAATAAAGCATCTATTATAACTCCTGAAGACAAAATAAAAGAAGATGGATCAGCAGCCAACCAATGGAGACTTTGTAGCATCCAACAAGTGGAAGAAGTGAAATGTGTTGTAAGAGTATTTCCAATATGGATAGCAGGATTGATATACTACATTGTTCTAGCCCAGATGCAGACTTATGTAGTCTTCCAAGCCTTGCAAAGCGATAGGCGTCTTAAAACTACAAGTACTTTCAAGATCCCAGCAGCATCTTACGCGGTCTTCCAAATGTTAAGCATGACTATTTGGATACCTATTTATGACAGATTAATTGTACCATTTCTCCAGAGGATCACAAAGAAAGAAGCTGGTATAACAGTCCTTCAAAAAATGGGAATTGGTTTAGTTATTGCAGTTTTCACAATGCTAGTATCAGCTCTAGTGGAAACTCGAAGAAGGAATGTCGCGTTTAGCCAACCAACACTAGGCATTGAAACAAGAAGAGGTGAAATTTCAGCTATGTCTGCTAACTGGTTAATACCTCAACTAGCTCTAGCAGGACTTTCTGAAGCATTTACAGTCATAGCGCAAGTTGAGTTTTTTTACAAGCAATTTCCAGAAAACATGAGGAGTTTCGCAGGGTCATTCTTGTTTTGTGGTATGGCATTGGCTAGTTACATGAGTAGCTTCTTGATATCAGTAGTTCACAAGACAACAAGAACATCAGATACAGAGAACTGGTTAGCAGAGGATCTAAACAAGGGGAGATTGGATTACTTTTATTACTTAGTTGCTGCTTTAGAGGTTTTAGATTTGGGATACTTTCTAATATGTGCCAAGTGGTACAAGTACAAGGGAACACAAAATGAACACAATCTTGAAGTTGCCATGGAAAAATTagaacccacaaaacctctaGTTTGA